The genomic interval ACAAACACTTAGGTGTGGACGAATTTTATGGTTCTAGCTACTATGACATGAGTGAAGAAAAGGTGGTCAATTATGGCCTGAAGGATAAACCTTTCTTTAAGCAATCCATGCCAGCACTTGAGAAGCTTGAAGAACAAGATGATCCTTTTTACGCGCACATGCTGACACTGACCCACCATTATCCGTTTTTATTGGATGAAGGCGATGAATCAATAGCACCTGCTGAAACCGGCGATGGTACGGTTGACCGCTATTTCCAGACAGCCCGTTATCTGGATGAGTCGCTGGAACAGTTTTTTAAAGACCTGAAGAAAAAAGGGTTATATGAGCATTCAGTCATCATGATTTATGGTGACCATTACGGCATTTCGGAAAATCATAATCGAGCCATGAGTGAAATCCTAGGTGAAGAAATCACGCCATTGAAAAATGCGAACTTGCAGCGGGTCCCCTTTATGATCCGTGTTCCGGGTGTTGACAGCCAAGGGATCAATCATGAATATACCGGTCAGGCGGATGTCATGCCGACGATGCTGCATCTGCTGGGAATCAATGCCGACAATTACATTCAGTTTGGTACGGATATGTTTTCTGACGAGCATAGAGACTTTGTACCGTTCCGCAATGGCAACTTTATGACCGAGGATTACAGCTATGTGAAGAATGTCTTTTACGATAATGAAACTGGAAAAGCGATAGAAGAACCGACCGCAGAAATGAAAGAATTACGGGATCAGGTCCATTATGAATTAAGCTTAAATGATGAAGTACTAAATGGTGACCTGCTTCGATTCTATGAACCTAGTAACGATTGGGAGCCGATTGATCCTAGTAAATACCAGTATGGAGAGTCTAATGAAGAAGAGAACCGATAGGATAAAAGAGCAAAAATAGCAAGAACCCGCTTCCCAATTAATGGGGAGCGGGTTCTTTGTAAGTAAGGGGCTTTGCGTAACTACAGCCGTATTCGTACTAAGATTATTCCTTTCCAAATGCGCTTACACTAGCTTCTTGCTAAATTAGCTACTTTTCCCCTAATCTGCTGCTTTTCTTCTTCCGGCCGGAAAAAGCGGATGGTAGCGATATAAAAGAACAAGATTGCCGCAAACATAAACAAACCAAACAAACCGTTTCGATAAAGCGGAGAAAAATAAATTATATTGACAAAACAACACACACCCCCTCCTATTAATCCAATATAAGCCAAGCAATCTGTTTTTTGCATAAACCAGTTTGCCTGACCGTCCATCAAGGTAACCACGATAATACTAACGATATTAATCGAACTCCCAATCCAGACGGGGTGAATTTGCAAGAAAAAGGCACTTGGATGCCAATCACCAAGGTAATACCATACTAAACCACTTGCAAAACCCGTGAATAGCGAAACGGCAACTGCACGCTTCGTAACGACAGGCCAGAATAGTGCTGCAATAACCGGTGCGAACGTTGCACTATTTCGTATCGTCCAAGCCAATACATTCCACCACGCAGATTGTTCCGTGCGCAGTAAGCCAAACACAATCATCAACACCGTTAAAAATAGCAATGAAATTTTGGTATAGGCGATCTGCTGATTTTCGGTTACAGCAGGTTTTATTGAACGGCTCACATCACGGCCAAGGCTGGTTGCCCCAGAGAACTGACAAGGACCTCCCCATCCCAGTGCACACGCCCATACACCTAGAAAAAATAAGCCAACAAGCGGTGCGGGGAGCACTTCCATTAAATACTGAGGAATGGCAATCAATCCCGTTTGTGCCCGGGGAACGATGACACTAGCCGAAATACCGAATAACACACCCCCAACGATGAAGGGGACAGCCATAAACCCAGCAATAATCAGTCCTTTTTGCCCTTCTTCCGGTGTCCGAGATGAAAGTGCCATCTGGAATGCAGCCTGAGCAAGGATAACGTTGACCAAGAAGGTGCCAAACCAGGCAACAATCACCTGCAATCCAACGTTGTCAAAGGTAAACATGGCCGGTTGTTCGTCAGCAAACGCAATTAAACCGTCTATCCCCGGATGAATGAAAAAAGCAATCACCCCAATGACGACCATCATTACAAATAAAATCATATTCATGGACTGCGTAAAAGCAAGCGACCACATTCCTCCCGCTTGCAGATAGATGAACAGCAAAATTGCAGTAAACGCAATCGATAGAGAAAGTGAAATACCTGTGAACACGTGCAGGGCCGAAGCAAACGCAATTGCCGTGGCAACTGACCACATCGGAAATGCAAACGCCGTAATTGACCCTGCAACTCCTTTAACCAGTCGCCCGTATGTATCACCAATAAGTCCGGAAACGGTAACTAACATTTTTTTCCGAAATGGACGAATGATCAAAAACGCAATGATAAAAATCTGCATCATTTCAGCAACCCCATACCATACAGCCGATATACCGCTTAAATACGATAACTCTAAAATAGAAATATAGGTGGAACCGGAAAATAATCCCGTTATGCAAAAAGCTACAATCCATTTATTGAAATTCCGACTACCAACAAAATAGCTATCCTGATTGGTCAAACGCCGCTTAGCGATTTGGCCGGCAATAATCAAAGCAACGGTATAACCAACCGTTAAGATAATAATCCATACACCATAGGATGTCATTGCAATCATCTCCTTTTAAACAAATCAATTTTCTAGATTAGTTAAAGCATTCCAGATTAAAAATTAAAAAACGAAATAAAAAAGCCCCCTTCCGATTATAAGAAGAGGACAGTACAGTTCCGGTGCCTCAACTTATCTTTCAGACCTTTGTCTGCTGGATTTGGCACAGTACTCAAAAGAGCCCGCTGCCGAGGTTTCAAAGGGCCAGTCCCTCCACCTCTCTGGATAAGAAGTTCACTTATTTAAATGTAGTAACACATAATTTACACGGTCTTGATGAATTGGTCAATAGTTAAATGAGTTTTTATTATAAATTTTTTAATAAATTAAATCACTAAGCAAGTTGTGATTGATATTTTAAAGCCAATGATTGAGTGCACTACCTATGGATCTATGTGCGGTTAGAGTGGTTTTTGCACTGGTACGTTTCATTTTCTTAAACAGAAAAAGTGTCATAAAAACACATATGACACTTTTTCCTATTGAGATTCGATTGTTATAGGGTAACATCTATAGAAGTTGAATAATACCGCAACCATGTTTCCCTTTTTCACATCTGTTATTGGTAATTACGCGGAATCGTTTCTTCCCATGTTTTACGGAAAATTTCCTCGCCATTGAGCAACGCAATCATGGTATTAGTCAAATAAAACGATGTAGCATCACTAGACATAGTACTGTCGGTGAGCAGCTTGGTATCCCAATCCTCACGGCCAACAGTCAATTCCCATTCACATCGAACATTAGCCGATAATGGATCACCGGACTTAATCGTGAACGTATTTTTATTTTTGCTGCCATGCCTGATGCCGTTCATCAGCAATCGGCGTTCCCCTTCATCCGAGTAGTCCTGCAATTGCCATGTATCCGTAACCGTGTCGTGAACAACATTACGTGTTCGTTGTTCGGCTCGTAAAATTTCCTTGTCGATTACTTGGGCCGTTTCCGGATTTTCAAATGAAATGCTAGCATCTGCCTCCGGTCGCGGCGTACGTATCGGTAAGGCTAATGTGGTTTCTTCACCGGTTAGCACATGCAATGTTACCGGTTCAGGCGACGGCCATGCTTGTGGCCAATACGTTGGTGCGAGAGAAAGTTCCAAGCTGTGTCCAGCCGGAATGTTCTGGCCTAGGGCATCCAACTTAACCGTTGCCTCATAAACTTTTCCGGGCTCGAGTGCTTCTGGGTGCTCATGGGACTGCAGATGATTTAAATTGAGCATGCCCCAGCTAATTAACGTCAACTCGCCGGTCGGAGCTTTATCACAAAGTTTGACAGCAACAAGTGCATTTGGCTGATCAGACGTGAATTTCATATGGAAGGTCGGTTCACCAAGTAAATCCACAC from Lentibacillus cibarius carries:
- a CDS encoding sodium:solute symporter, producing MTSYGVWIIILTVGYTVALIIAGQIAKRRLTNQDSYFVGSRNFNKWIVAFCITGLFSGSTYISILELSYLSGISAVWYGVAEMMQIFIIAFLIIRPFRKKMLVTVSGLIGDTYGRLVKGVAGSITAFAFPMWSVATAIAFASALHVFTGISLSLSIAFTAILLFIYLQAGGMWSLAFTQSMNMILFVMMVVIGVIAFFIHPGIDGLIAFADEQPAMFTFDNVGLQVIVAWFGTFLVNVILAQAAFQMALSSRTPEEGQKGLIIAGFMAVPFIVGGVLFGISASVIVPRAQTGLIAIPQYLMEVLPAPLVGLFFLGVWACALGWGGPCQFSGATSLGRDVSRSIKPAVTENQQIAYTKISLLFLTVLMIVFGLLRTEQSAWWNVLAWTIRNSATFAPVIAALFWPVVTKRAVAVSLFTGFASGLVWYYLGDWHPSAFFLQIHPVWIGSSINIVSIIVVTLMDGQANWFMQKTDCLAYIGLIGGGVCCFVNIIYFSPLYRNGLFGLFMFAAILFFYIATIRFFRPEEEKQQIRGKVANLARS